The Salvia splendens isolate huo1 chromosome 20, SspV2, whole genome shotgun sequence nucleotide sequence ATCGATGACGCTCCACGCCAGCAATGTGGTGGTGAACGCCATCGGGAAACCGAACTTCACGTTATCGCCGGCGTCGTAGTAGCCTCCGGTCAAATCAACCTAATTCACAAATTAATTAGACAAAAAAGGGATtggaaaaggcaaaaaaaatgaaatgtaggTTGAATTTGAAAAAGTTACCCCGGCGGAGGCGCCGTCGTGGAGGGCGGAGTCCTTGCGCCAGCGGAGGCGCTGGTCGGGGGGGAGTCTGCCGGAGCGCTGGCCTTCGAAGAAGAGGAGGCTCTTGCAGAGAGCGTCGTGGTAGTTGTGGGGGGAAGCGGAGGAGAGGCggggaaggaggaggaggaggaggaaaagAGAGACGGAGAGTAGCGGAAAACATGGCGGAAGGCGGCGAGGATTTGGCGCCATTGTGATTGAAGTTGGTCGGGTCGGGGCGGGGCTCGAGTAAGAGGAATTGGGCTCCggattataattatatataggaGAAAGGTGATGGGCGTCATCGGATTCCTCATGGGGCGGGAGACACGTGCTATTTCCTCATTGGACTGAGAAATTGTTGACTGGTTTTGACTGGTGAATCCTTATCtgtattttccattttttttaactttctCTCTTTTATATACTCGCTTAAAAATAATCTATTATGTCGACATTACGAATTTGAATGTATAATCCGTGAGTAGGAGAGAAAAAAGGTGAGtaaaatatgaattaaaaaGCAGTGAGAAAattttcttaaagaaaaatgagactaattttcatggatgaaaaaaaatttagaaaaatgagactatttttcgatgaaaatagtatattttatttacaatgaTTCATgaataaatggaaaaatattCTTCCCACCATCAGTAACATATGTATAACTTTAGATTCAGAGTGCGGCAAATAATTACGACATTTGTGATTTTTGAACGTCTAAAATGGAGGTTCATAATTTTGTACATATTTCATGTGTCCTCAAAAAAATAAGGATCGTGAGAATGACGCAAGCTTTAGTGTGAAATTGTTGAAGTataggaaaaataaaaagaaaatgtgattaaaatattattagtggaaaatgacTTAAGTGGGACatctctttatttatttttcttttttcgaatgAGACTATCTCATATAAAGATAAATTTGCCAAAAATTGAAAATGGTTAATTTTATAGAACATACTTTAAATAGAAAGAAGCTACTATTGTTTGAAGACATATGGAGTACTTATTATAAGTTCAAAATGATCAAGTAATTCAATTGTATATTAATCCAATCATCATAGACGATAGACTGTGAATTAAGAATACAATTGTAGATGTTTTATTagttatattaaatataatgcCTATACCATCGATAGTACTTTAGTCTAAGAAGTAAATATTTAAAATCCAAATTATTTGAGcaaaactttatttattttaagaaacATAAGAGGTCAAACGtaaattacataaatatataGATTAATAAGGTACAAAATGTGTTGTTTTTTTATATGTTCTTTATTTCAGAAATAGAATCCATGAAAAGTAAATTGTGTTTGGTTTGTTTTAGGAAACAACAAAGATATAAAGTAGAACAATAAGCATAAACATAAACTGGAACAAGGACCAAGCAGAAaagataaaaagtaaaaaataaaaataaaaattacgtTTCATTTGTTTTAGAAAACAAAAGCTTAATAGCAGTATTAGATTAGAACAACAGGTACAAAAAGTAAACTGAAACAATGGAGCAGATtaggtaaaaaaataaattatatttcattgGTTTTATGAAACAACAAAGATAAAATTGAATTTAGAACATCAGGTACAAAATATAATTAAGGTGGAAAAAATTGCAACAACACGAAAAGCATATATACTTGCATGTAGTTTTATTCAACATAATTATACCCACTGGCCATTCAATATTCGGTAATCACACTTCAAAACAGATGAACCACACCAATAATATTTCAAGTATTTTTTCTTAGTGATGACAAATAATACTCCTAGATCCCAATCCCATATGGCATAACTCTAACATGATCTTTTATTTCTCAAGATCTCGCATGCTACCTTTAAACTCGAATATGCTCGCAACATCACGATATAATACAAATTGACACGACATTATAACAACACGGTGACACGAACTTGGTTTACatgatatatttttataaaaacataaaaaaatagttaaattatactagtaaatactagtactactatgtTATTCTAGCAGGTTACCCTAATCTAATCCGAGTACCGAATTGAATCTTAAATTATTGGATTTTTGAAGGATAGATTTAATAtggaaaaaaaatctaattagaCTGAACTAAATTCCATTAATTTAGTACATATTCGTATTGTATTGTAGTGTATCAAAAATTGTGAGCACTATATGGAGTGATCAACGGAATGTTAGAGCATCATTAACTCTGGCCCGGAATCAGGctccaagtcccctccacgtcatcattcccctaaatttgagtccTAGACCACAAccgctctaaccctgcaggccccaACTCGTGCCGCTACTAATAAATGACagtattcacaacttcaacatattttactcgtaaatgcaatacgttgaacaattcaagCCGGAAAAATACATTGTTCagtcgaaaaaagaaaattacaaatcctaggtaaaaaaattacaaatcctagattttttttttattaagccctagaaaataaaaattacaattcctagaaaaaatggagaaattggTGGAAGAATGTTAAAGAAATAGGTAAAAATAggcaaaaaaatattaaaaaaaagaaaaataatttttttgaggGTTTGCGGCTCGTCCCGAAGCAATTAACCCTAGGCCAGGCCGGACCCCGGGAGCGTCCTCAGGCCGCAATTGCAGCCCCGAGACCGGCCCAGGCCGCAACTTCCGCTCATCCAACACAACgcccgggccgggactcgcttTTTGCTGCCCGGCCTCAAGCGTTAATGATGCCCTATAGATGATGTATATTGAAAAAATGACGATGGAAGTAGGTGAAATTTAATGAGAACGGTGTGGGCGGAGGAGGGAGGTTGAAAATGATGATGAAAGTGGGAGAGAGGTGCTTGTGTTCACCGCCAGTTGACGAGCAACACATGGAGAGCCTGAAAAGTGAAATTTGGTAGGATCGATGAAtcttgtgagagagagagagaaactgcATTTGGACTATTGCAACTCGATCAATTCTCTTTCAGACCAACTTGCATAtcaatttgatttaattaatatcgAACAAAGATTAACATTATTGTGATGTTTTAGATCTAAATACATACGTGTACTATAGAGTAAATCTTGTAGAAATATGATTACGGTTTGTTCGTCATCAAGCAGACAGAAAGCTTCATGGTAATGGTAGCTATAGATTTGCTTTTGACCAAAAAAAGTGGAtaacgatttttttttctttttataaacaTACGAAAAAGAGAATgtgtatatgtatgtatgtgcTCAATCGTGACAAGGCCCAACTAAGTTTTGCCCATGGGCTACTTTTTATTAGCCCAATTGTATTTAGGAGACGAATGAGTACataatattcatttatttttttttattttaattttaggtGTGGTTTAGGATGCTATTCCAAACTATTAAAAAAACAACGAAACTTATACAAACTCAACTTTATAAAATACTGATACAAACTTTACCGAGATTTGGGAAGAGTACTTGGTCAGTTGGTCTCACAAGTCACACCCCTTGATTAGGCCTTGGATTTTGGAAAGTTGGAACTGTTAGCAATTCACAAATCAAGGAGAAATATAAGGAAAAGAATCCCTGGACCAAATCATGGATAATCCTACTAGAAATTAATAAAcctatgatttttttatttccttagGTTTATCCCATCAAAGGGGTTGCAAGTgtctttttatatatatttcaaGCTCATTTTCGTCATCTCTCCTCCGTCACGTTATCATTAACACATTCCCCTCATTTTTTGATGGGTCGATCATGGGTTTGGGCCTGGGCCTTGGCCTAGCCCAAGCTTCAGATGGGTCTGGGCTTGAAACCATGCCGAGGTTTATAAAATGGCACAATTGGAGTCCACTTCAACCAATGAGTCCAGGTCCGCTTTGTTTCACTGATTGGCCGGCTGACCCGGGTCTAGGACAATCCAACCCGGCCTAGCCCAATTGATAACTCTAATcattcctctcttttttttagtCCGGCCACAATGTATACAGACCGCAATGCTACTAGAGGTCCTCTAGCCATCAATCTCCAATTTATTTGCACTATTAGCTATTTTCACTTTaaataattgtaaaattaaaatagcgTAGTACAATAAATTACTTTATTAGAAAGATGGGAAATTACATATCCTTAGagttataaattaaaaactaaaatcctaaaatttgaaAACTACATATTCCCTTGTAAGGTGGGTTCGAAGGATCACAATACTATGCGCATTCCATGTACCATATACGTgtccatatattttaattaaatacataaataaacatgttttttttctcaaataaactaattttatgttatataaaatttggtcacgTCCAATCTAATAACCCAACACCCACAAACAAAAACAATCGACAAAAACATTTACTAAAAAAACCTCCTCTGAAACATGGCAGCATCATGATAGGAACACTTGaataattttgaaaagtttttcaTTGGATGGGACATGCATAAAAGTTTTTCAATGATTAAGGCATGCAGCAGTTAGCAGTGTGATGCCAAGATTTGCGGTACAAGATTATCATGTGTGGATGTGGTTAGTTATACTAGTACATGATTATGTCTTGACATTTTTTTAATCCTCAAATTTTACTTTTGAATCTTTTCTGTTTTCTGtgtaaaatcaagaaaaataggGCAACCGAAACTTGCGGCAAAAGTTGTTATGACCATTTCACTTTCACATCTACTTGTCTTATTGTGTTGCTCTTCTCACTATTACTGCTAGTCCCACCTCACTCAAATTCTACGAAAAATGACTACCTTCTTGCTATTTGACTaaccttaattaatttctttaatttatcaCCTATAAATAAAGGTTTGTGCTTTAAAGTCAGATGTTAATAAATACTCCTTCCTTCCACccacaaaataatactccctccgtcccggataattcgtctcactttgaccggatacgggttttaagaaatgtaatgaaaaatgagttgaaaaagttagtggaatgtgggtcctacttttatatattagttttatagtaaaatgtgagtaggaatgagttagtggaatatggggtccactacaaaaaatgataaaagtgaaatgagacaaattatgtggaacggaccgaaatggaaaaatgggacaaattatccggaacggagggagtaaccaACTTTTATCATTTTCGGATTACCACTATTAAAAATGcatttacttttttcattttaacaCATCGACTTTCACGTTCCACTAAATCATTATTTACATTACATTTAAAATAATTGATATTAAAAATGAGATTCACAATCTTTCTTTGGAAGTAGCTTAAAATACCCATCTAAATAAGTTCTATTTTCTCTGGAAGAAATGTCAATTTAGATGTTGAActagaaatttttttatataaaaagttGAACTAGGTATACCTGACAAGATGCCTTTAGTCATAGCTAATAATTGCAAGGAGGTTTAGTTAGTGAAAGGTGGGCAGTGGGGAAGCAACAAAAGGTAATTCAAATTCTAGATTGCCATATACTaacacaataaaataattatatgaattagttaattaaatttccaaaaagaaaaacaatatcATTGCATGTAACAAACGACATATATAAGTCTAAGTTGAGCTCTCTCACTAGCATAACATTACTTAAACTAAATTCACATCCATCATGAAATTCTTACTACTCCTAGCTCCAATTTTCATCGCCGCCGCCGTCTCCTCCCCGGCCGACTTCATCCGCACAAACTGCGACACGACGCTCTACCCAGACCTCTGCTACCACTCCCTAGCCGTGTATGCCAATGCGGTACAAAGCGACCCGGCCCGGCTGGCCCGGGTAGCCGTGGGCGTGAGCCTCTCACGCGCCAAGCGCACGACCCTCTACGTGGCCAACCTGACCCGGCAGGCCGACTACTCGCCAGACCACCGGGCCGCCGCCGCCCTGCACGACTGCTCCTCCGTCCTGGGCGACGCGGTCGACCAGATACGGGGATCCCTCAAGCAGATGCGCCGCCTGACCGGCCGCACCGCCGGGGACCTGAGGTTCCAGCTCAGCAACGTGCAGACGTGGATGAGCGCCGCCTTGACCAACGAGGACACGTGTGTAGACGGCCTCGATGACGTGGACGATGGCCCCGTCAAAGCTGACGTGTCGGCACGGATCCTCAAGGCCAAGGAGGTCACTAGCAATGCGCTAGCGCTGGTTAATATGTTCGTTACTAAGGTGACATGACtgcctaattaattaattatatatatatataattatcattttGTTAGACAAGCTAATGTGAGTTATCTTAATTCCctaatatatattaatatcatGTGTGTCTGTATTTAATTAGTCTGTGCATTATCATTTTGTAACATATCTCTTCTTTTTTAAATCATTGGAAACTGCATTTATTCTTGCAGGAATTATTGTAGTTCTGTCTCGGACCAGTAAATCTGAAAATATTGGACTTATACATCTGAAAGAATACAGTTACAGGAGAAGATAACATAAGATAAAGATCCACAGAATTATTTGAAAAGTATTAAATGCCATCGTTCACATCACTATTTATACTTTTactaaattaaatttgtttgtTCGAAATTTAGTACACTTACAACTCAAATTTATGTCTTATAGTTCAATAATGGTTTACCATTTATCGCTTCATCGTCACTCTAAAGTCTAATTTAAGTTGGCCGGCCGGCATGCATCTGTTTCCATCGTCTCCGAACTAAGATCTTGCTAACTATTGTTAATTTTTAAACTATTAAccgaaagaaaaataaaacttaTCAATTATGCTACACTTCAATTGAAGGTTATTATTTTTAAACTATCAATTATGCTACACTTCATCATCGATTAATTGAAGGTTAGAATCAACAAAAGATATGGGAGTAGTATATAGCTTCTTTTTTATGGAATAATGATTATGGGTTAATTATGGTGTTTAATCTTTATTACAGTACTTTAATAATTAGCTAGTTCATAGAAATGATTCTACTATCGTTCCCTTGAGATTCTCTTGTGGTGGTCATGTGGTTTTCACTTTTAATGATAGCTCACTACATAATTATGTTGGCATGTCAAGGAAAGcaatattataaatatcaatatatataaatatattaaccTGACTAAATCATTATATCCATTAATCCACGCCACATTTTCGATTCAACTTTACTAATCCGTCCTCTgttaaattaattcaaattcaaccaTTCATAACTAACCATATATTTTGATCGTAACAAAAAGAAAACGAGATGAAAGTTTGGGAATGATAGTGCTATATGGTATATATGAGAAATAAAAAGCGGATTAATTACATACATAATATAAATGAATTTGATTTTAGTTTAAAATGTTTTTTAAATAAGAGTGCGAGTACTATTTTTCATGGCCTAGGTCTATTACGAAAGAGATTATCTTTTTTTGATACAAAAGAAATGCTAAGCTGAAGGCTGAAAGAGATGATCTTCTAGctacatattttacttttaaaatattttagtaGAATTCTGTAGAATTGTGTTGTAAAATATATAGTTACTTTAAAAGTAGAATTATCTAGATATATTAcgtaataaaatataaaaaatatagagaaaaatCTACATATATATAGAATACTACTATAAAAGAATATAGTACCGAATTCTAGAATATAAGAGGATTGTATCTATATATATGTGGGTGTGTTGTATTATTATGCACGGTAAATTGAAATGTTTGCCCCAATCATATCCACCAAGCAAAGAAGAGATTTTAGAATATCAGTctcaattcgctgaccttttGAGATTTCAGATTAAATTCACCGACTTTTTAGAATATGAGATCAATTTATGCGAATTTTTCGGATATggatttttcttttaatattttcgttttttaatctcttttttttcttattattttcctccttatatttattatttgacAAAACTACCCACTCAAATTTGAACCTAATTTCTGGAAATTCCATCAAATTCTAaaaattcacttaaattttaCCTCCATCAATTGATGCATTCAAATATGATTAAGTATACGTATACATCATAGGGCATGTGAATTCTTTTGAATAGTTGAACCATTAGTTAGATACTTAGATCTAGCTTGAAGGTTGCTTAGAGTTTTATTCTCCATCAAATTTAACTATTCAAATTCGCATTCACCATTTCTTATCTCTCGTCAAATCCTTTAGGATCTAGTTTTTGAATGCTAAATCCATTCCTTttcttttgttgttttgtgtttCAATTGATAAATCATTCACAACATAAATCTTGGAAATCTTGGCTAATTGGAAATTTGTTCAATTTATTCTCTGACTTTAGATATCTTGAGCTCAATCCAAGCATACGAGAGATTGCTTCTGTTATTGAAGGAAATAGATTAGTAGATTCTGGAACTAATTGTGTTGTATGTGGAAAATTTACAAGATATCGCTTCTAACTGtgttatactcccttcgtcccatattAAGAGTCATTTTTTGCCATAAaagtccgtcccagtttaagagtcacatttagaaTTTTCCATATTTGGACATACAATTTTACCCCATTCTTCATCAAAATTACATCAACACTTATGTGAACGG carries:
- the LOC121783045 gene encoding 21 kDa protein-like isoform X3, whose amino-acid sequence is MKFLLLLAPIFIAAAVSSPADFIRTNCDTTLYPDLCYHSLAVYANAVQSDPARLARVAVGVSLSRAKRTTLYVANLTRQADYSPDHRAAAALHDCSSVLGDAVDQIRGSLKQMRRLTGRTAGDLRFQLSNVQTWMSAALTNEDTCVDGLDDVDDGPVKADVSARILKAKEVTSNALALVNMFVTKELL
- the LOC121783045 gene encoding 21 kDa protein-like isoform X1 produces the protein MKFLLLLAPIFIAAAVSSPADFIRTNCDTTLYPDLCYHSLAVYANAVQSDPARLARVAVGVSLSRAKRTTLYVANLTRQADYSPDHRAAAALHDCSSVLGDAVDQIRGSLKQMRRLTGRTAGDLRFQLSNVQTWMSAALTNEDTCVDGLDDVDDGPVKADVSARILKAKEVTSNALALVNMFVTKKMKAAVHEHATAANPRNLQFRDVSPSSSVDEAPHMDFPDIEMGVEQNEEEGEEQPTHQGGDEAGTSTQRTRSRQEREEEDYGSINERLTRMELRQQEYWVQNEARWNQFNTNWTQFTDFNNAQWANINARFDEFRGQLQHPPPPPQ
- the LOC121783045 gene encoding 21 kDa protein-like isoform X2; this translates as MKFLLLLAPIFIAAAVSSPADFIRTNCDTTLYPDLCYHSLAVYANAVQSDPARLARVAVGVSLSRAKRTTLYVANLTRQADYSPDHRAAAALHDCSSVLGDAVDQIRGSLKQMRRLTGRTAGDLRFQLSNVQTWMSAALTNEDTCVDGLDDVDDGPVKADVSARILKAKEVTSNALALVNMFVTKMKAAVHEHATAANPRNLQFRDVSPSSSVDEAPHMDFPDIEMGVEQNEEEGEEQPTHQGGDEAGTSTQRTRSRQEREEEDYGSINERLTRMELRQQEYWVQNEARWNQFNTNWTQFTDFNNAQWANINARFDEFRGQLQHPPPPPQ